A genomic stretch from Podospora pseudoanserina strain CBS 124.78 chromosome 3, whole genome shotgun sequence includes:
- a CDS encoding hypothetical protein (COG:O; EggNog:ENOG503NVI6; antiSMASH:Cluster_2), protein MDIYRRKGFDHIPPPEEKTDGNKQPMVAYSVQYLDREGGDIGTQPHPTTFDLDVARHAVLKFKASVFGVVTVLKTSHSPEAFRYLSDESRLDRVSRILSDASITVDVHVTKIIIESQALVNAIRTVVRYYPQIDLEGNSLELDELYAVIGHYLRELESLRQGPQDSALDPKTTEHLRLLLDYLHTNVYKDKIDAERILHLKDLCTFQMLWLLFKPGATVYLEFRGNLAACVVQSVVSDPAILSDVKQRLEPYKIKLWSLRYDGWFVGRTSTEVVLPPFGGERAVTSLKVFPCKYRDKTDGGKTKRQLEENGRKWYNLLLGKQMSYHGELFDQRSLEARLQTKTTDSNSDEPQPWESALIEGLRRGPLREATNPGPLNGRVYVDSSAYYAQWPTAAPEICDTNDIGHNLAMCGCEECYGRRAHPPPNFTYASYDLLDPTRVQDLKALDVAYCFEPNINPNAIDTLVMPAPRKQMIKALVQKFTNPEASLSTSWRADFIENKSRPLIG, encoded by the exons ATGGATATCTATCGACGCAAAGGTTTCGACCACATTCCGCCTCCAGAGGAGAAAACGGATGGGAACAAGCAACCGATGGTGGCATACTCGGTGCAATACCTCGacagagaaggaggagatatCGGCACACagccccatcccaccacctttGACCTCGATGTCGCCCGCCACGCTGTCCTGAAGTTCAAAGCCTCGGTATTTGGCGTGGTGACCGTGCTGAAGACTTCTCACTCACCAGAGGCCTTCAGGTACCTCTCAGATGAATCGAGACTCGACAGGGTATCCCGTATCCTGAGTGACGCGTCCATCACTGTGGATGTGCATGTGACAAAGATCATAATCGAATCGCAAGCTCTCGTCAACGCTATTCGCACGGTTGTCCGCTACTACCCCCAGATTGATCTAGAAGGGAACTCATTGGAGCTTGATGAGCTGTATGCGGTCATTGGGCATTATTTGAGGGAGCTTGAGAGCTTGCGTCAAGGTCCACAGGATAGCGCGTTGGACCCCAAGACCACAGAACATCTCAGACTACTCCTCGACTATCTCCACACCAATGTTTACAAGGACAAGATAGATGCTGAACGCATCCTGCATCTCAAAGATCTCTGCACCTTCCAGATGCTCTGGCTTTTGTTCAAGCCTGGCGCTACTGTCTACCTCGAGTTCCGAGGTAACCTCGCGGCCTGTGTGGTACAGTCGGTGGTATCAGACCCTGCCATACTTTCCGACGTGAAGCAACGCCTTGAACCCTACAAAATCAAGCTGTGGTCTTTGAGATACGACGGGTGGTTCGTCGGCAGAACTTCGACTGAGGTTGTTCTTCCCCCGTTTGGGGGGGAACGTGCAGTTACTTCCTTGAAAGTGTTTCCTTGTAAGTATCGTGACAAAACTGATGGCGGCAAGACCAAAAGACAGTTGGAAGAGAACGGTAGAAAGTGGTACAACCTTTTGCTTGGCAAGCAGATGAGTTACCATGGCGAGCTGTTTGACCAACGCTCGCTGGAAGCTAGACTCCAGACCAAAACAACGGACTCGAATAGCGACGAGCCGCAACCATGGGAGAGCGCCTTGATCGAAGGGTTGCGTCGAGGGCCTTTACGCGAAGCCACCAACCCAGGGCCA CTCAACGGCAGGGTATATGTAGATTCCTCAGCTTACTACGCTCAATGGCCTACGGCGGCACCCGAGATTTGCGATACGAACGACATCGGACACAATCTGGCAATGTGTGGCTGTGAAGAATG TTACGGAAGACGAGCTCATCCTCCGCCAAATTTCACTTATGCGTCGTACGATTTGCTAGACCCCACTCGTGTTCAGGATCTCA AAGCCCTTGACGTGGCTTATTGCTTTGAGCCCAATATAAACCCCAATGCCATCGATACCTTGGTCATGCCAGCACCACGAAAGCAAATGATCAAGGCTCTCGTCCAGAAGTTTACGAATCCCGAAGCAAGCCTGTCTACATCATGGCGTGCCGACTTCATCGAGAACAAGAGTAGGCCTTTGATCGGATAG
- a CDS encoding hypothetical protein (antiSMASH:Cluster_2) — protein MTILDKFSHRVQTSSLNILQRLPRPCNVFSEHLVQEAQPEAVAQIPEGEEKECLGHELEDNEEEWAIHRDGGACNIEAVTCNFHCQHHEELRQALQRQINQGKERVEGCYQRLPFEELESEHFPGGSGEALETLNFHNSVIARRYLVTMIFYPNPYPMWCEPEDGHFQYIRSLQWRRDALVDFVRERREKEGFDLSAYKSVERWVADLAEEHHLFDQPERDLPREGMEYGCDLKGVLAKIVERTHEHDPRQKKPQKPKPYVRTEEEWNEWIEKTNREYCLDTSRDEEEAARQLEWAEESVDFVLDETPW, from the exons ATGACTATCTTGGACAAGTTCTCGCATCGGGTACAGACATCGTCGTTGAATATCCTCCAAAGACTTCCTAGGCCCTGCAATGTCTTCTCGGAGCACCTGGTACAGGAGGCACAGCCAGAAGCGGTTGCTCAAATACCAGAGGGCGAAGAGAAGGAATGCCTTGGACACGAGCTGGAGGATAATGAAGAGGAATGG GCAATTCACCGGGATGGCGGAGCGTGTAATATAGAGGCAGTTACCTGCAACTTCCACTGTCAGCACCACGAAGAACTCAGACAAGCACTCCAGCGACAGATCAACCAAGGCAAGGAGAGGGTCGAAGGGTGCTATCAGAGACTGCCCTTTGAAGAGTTGGAGAGCGAGCACTTCCCGGGTGGAAGCGGAGAAGCCTTGGAGACTCTCAACTTCCACAACTCCGTCATCGCCCGCCGCTACCTGGTCACGATGATATTTTACCCCAACCCTTATCCTATGTGGTGTGAACCCGAAGATGGCCACTTTCAATACATTCGCTCTCTGCAGTGGCGTCGGGACGCACTGGTTGATTTCGTgcgggagcggagggagaaagagggcTTCGACCTTTCTGCCTACAAGTCGGTGGAAAGATGGGTTGCTGATTTGGCTGAAGAGCATCATCTCTTTGACCAGCCTGAGCG GGACTTGCCAAGAGAAGGAATGGAATATGGCTGCGATTTGAAGGGTGTTCTCGCCAAGATTGTGGAAAGGACCCACGAGCATGATCCCCGCCAGAAGAAACCACAAAAGCCGAAACCATACGTGCGGACAGAAGAGGAGTGGAATGAGTGGATTGAAAAGACAAATAGGGAATATTGTCTTGATACTAGCcgtgatgaggaggaggctgctagACAACTTGAATGGGCCGAAGAATCAGTCGATTTTGTGCTAGATGAAACTCCCTGGTAG
- a CDS encoding hypothetical protein (EggNog:ENOG503P6XS; COG:S; antiSMASH:Cluster_2), with product MARIGLLARLVVTASLYPIAAARFWTATQIYVLNPVALPSGCDESGATNQPCTTTRLGYPWLATHTTQPPDATPIKTSTETYNGWDLEVLEVYYPAGALPPSELEAGSFDYYYTHTAEGTTKWLVNLTYTAPTTCPTPLEYTTAINLEEFGRLPRELTTILGPKASAEEPTIVTSTRTTWALSVDNYVSLTETSYYTSATLHVQPTDIAPAPIEALRDSHAWGIEYYLKQCYLPGEEDPRIKNCPHQAFGRCSKIEEGPAVMITIVGALFVLGFIENIFWFRRLMLGRWALRCGTVCWWFIATLLMIFVTKYEVGRNAEEQEVLRKQWKEMSFWLKIKLWLLWGFRHKYPERWLGPKKPVSVEEKIEMEMLEEIMEAAMEGAVVVVGLALMGELARESRWSRMTHLCQFIPALLPQVSVMGIR from the coding sequence ATGGCACGGATAGGCCTTTTAGCTCGGTTGGTGGTAACGGCCAGCCTGTACCCAATAGCAGCGGCGAGGTTCTGGACTGCCACACAAATATATGTCCTAAACCCAGTTGCCTTGCCTTCTGGGTGCGACGAGTCTGGTGCAACGAATCAACCATGCACCACAACGCGACTTGGATATCCTTGGTTGGCCACACATACAACCCAGCCACCCGACGCAACACCGATAAAAACCTCGACTGAGACTTACAACgggtgggatttggaggTACTCGAGGTTTATTATCCTGCTGGCGCGCTCCCCCCCTCCGAGCTGGAGGCGGGCTCCTTCGACTACTATTACACCCACACGGCGGAGGGAACGACAAAATGGCTTGTCAACCTGACATACACCGCCCCGACCACCTGTCCAACCCCCTTGGAATACACGACAGCGATCAACCTCGAGGAGTTTGGACGACTTCCAAGAGAGCTCACCACTATTCTGGGCCCGAAGGCCAGCGCCGAAGAACCTACTATTGTTACATCCACAAGAACTACTTGGGCTTTGTCCGTCGACAACTATGTGTCACTCACCGAAACCTCCTACTACACATCTGCGACGTTACACGTACAACCAACCGACATTGCGCCAGCGCCCATCGAGGCACTGAGAGATTCGCATGCATGGGGCATCGAGTACTACCTTAAACAATGTTACCTGCCAGGCGAAGAGGATCCGCGGATCAAAAATTGTCCACATCAGGCTTTCGGACGCTGCAGCAAAATCGAAGAAGGGCCCGCCGTCATGATTACCATCGTTGGAGCCCTCTTTGTTCTCGGCTTTATTGAAAATATTTTCTGGTtcaggaggttgatgttgggccGGTGGGCTCTTCGGTGCGGCACGGTATGCTGGTGGTTTATTGCGACGTTGCTCATGATCTTTGTCACCAAATACGAAGTCGGGAGGAACGCCGAGGAACAGGAGGTTCTGAGGAAGCAGTGGAAGGAGATGTCGTTTTGGTTGAAGATTAAGCTGTGGCTTCTGTGGGGATTTCGACACAAGTATCCTGAGCGCTGGCTGGGGCCTAAAAAGCCGGTTAGTGTGGAGGAAAAAATTGAGATGGAAATGCTGGAGGAGATAATGGAGGCGGCAATGGAgggggcagtggtggtggtagggcTAGCGCTAATGGGGGAACTCGCGCGAGAGAGCAGGTGGAGCAGGATGACACACCTTTGCCAGTTTATCCCGGCCCTCCTTCCTCAAGTGTCAGTGATGGGCATTCGATGA